Proteins encoded together in one Camelina sativa cultivar DH55 chromosome 9, Cs, whole genome shotgun sequence window:
- the LOC104710736 gene encoding protein AIG2 A-like: protein MSSSDPPPPSSHNVFVYGSILEPAVAAVILDRTADTVPAVLHGYHRYKLKGLPYPCIVPFESGKVNGKVITGVSVAELNNFDVIEGVDYERVTVQVVRVDNGEKMKVETYVWVNKDDPRMYGEWDYEEWRVVHAEKFVETFKKVLEWNKNPNGKSREEAIGPLVLSQD from the exons atgagtagctctgatccaccaccaccatcatctcACAACGTCTTCGTCTACGGTAGCATTCTAGAACCCGCCGTCGCCGCCGTGATCCTTGATCGCACCGCCGATACTGTCCCCGCCGTTCTCCATGGCTA TCATAGGTATAAACTCAAAGGTCTTCCATATCCATGTATTGTACCTTTTGAATCTGGAAAAGTCAACGGAAAG GTGATAACTGGAGTATCCGTTGCTGAGTTAAACAATTTTGATGTGATTGAAGGTGTTGATTATGAGAGAGTTACTGTTCAAGTTGTAAGAGTg GACAATGGTGAGAAGATGAAGGTTGAAACTTATGTTTGGGTTAATAAAGATGATCCTAGAATGTATGGAGAATGGGATTACGAG GAATGGAGAGTGGTTCACGCGGAGAAGTTCGTGGAGACGTTTAAGAAAGTATTGGAATGGAACAAGAATCCAAATGGCAAGAGTAGAGAAGAGGCTATAGGGCCATTGGTGTTGTCTCAggattga